From Salvelinus sp. IW2-2015 linkage group LG33, ASM291031v2, whole genome shotgun sequence, one genomic window encodes:
- the spaw gene encoding LOW QUALITY PROTEIN: southpaw (The sequence of the model RefSeq protein was modified relative to this genomic sequence to represent the inferred CDS: inserted 1 base in 1 codon) gives MVGLARLVFCALLVCFFRLGSSEKLLHHSRHYKSSPESSLGYLKSYYPHRYPLYMMQLYRSIKTAADNSPSXTHSDSVLSLIAKGCHQEGEKWTITFDMSSISASDDVQLSELRIRLPAFSTSKHVTLDIYHSRKQDCESDTELCSEERHLLGSFGASPSDTRSQWNVFNVTALLKYWLHQGDTVTQSQEAKVLVIEKEHESGAPDDGEEIDMAYIGHLXHRKRKVHHPTDQRVMMVVFSKHNLPRDGESAPTLIRTVXHSKYAILDQVSREAQGRRHKRNRMERVRMAGGFAANATGSAAEAVQRPLCRKIDMWVDFDQIGWNEWIVYPKRYNAFRCEGECPTPVDESFSPTNHAYMQSLLRLYHPDRVGCPSCVPTRLSPLSMLYYGDEDVVLRHHEDMIVEECGCH, from the exons ATGGTAGGCTTGGCACGGCTCGTCTTTTGCGCGCTACTCGTCTGCTTTTTCAGGCTTGGCAGTTCGGAGAAACTGTTGCACCATTCCCGGCATTACAAGAGCTCACCCGAGTCCAGTTTAGGATATCTGAAATCGTACTATCCCCATAGGTACCCTCTCTACATGATGCAGCTGTACCGCTCCATCAAGACCGCAGCCGATAACAGCCCCT CCACACATTCTGATTCAGTCCTCAGTCTGATAGCAAAAG GATGCCATCAAGAGGGTGAGAAATGGACCATCACTTTCGACATGTCCTCCATCTCTGCGAGTGACGACGTCCAGCTGTCAGAGCTTCGGATCAGACTACCAGCGTTCTCCACCTCCAAGCATGTCACATTAGACATTTATCACTCACGAAAGCAGGACTGCGAGTCTGACACTGAACTGTGCAGCGAGGAGCGCCATCTCTTGGGCAGCTTTGGCGCATCGCCCAGTGACACCAGGTCTCAATGGAACGTGTTCAATGTGACAGCTCTGCTCAAATATTGGCTGCACCAGGGAGACACAGTGACGCAAAGCCAAGAAGCAAAAGTCCTTGTGATAGAGAAAGAACACGAGAGTGGGGCACCGGACGACGGAGAGGAAATTGACATGGCCTACATCGGGCATCTTARGCACAGGAAAAGGAAGGTTCACCATCCGACAGACCAACGGGTTATGATGGTTGTCTTCTCCAAGCACAACCTGCCCCGAGATGGCGAGAGCGCACCCACTCTCATCCGTACTGTGGYGCACTCCAAATACGCAATTTTGGACCAAGTCAGCCGTGAAGCTCAAGGGCGACGCCACAAGAGAAACCGAATGGAGAGAGTGCGGATGGCCGGTGGATTTGCAGCTAATGCTACTGGGTCAGCGGCTGAAGCCGTCCAACGCCCACTCTGTCGGAAGATTGACATGTGGGTAGATTTCGACCAGATCGGCTGGAACGAGTGGATTGTGTATCCAAAGCGCTACAACGCCTTCCGCTGCGAGGGCGAGTGCCCTACTCCGGTGGATGAATCCTTCAGTCCCACCAACCACGCATACATGCAA agcctGTTGAGACTGTACCATCCGGATCGCGTTGGTTGTCCGTCCTGCGTGCCCACGCGCCTCAGCCCGCTATCCATGCTGTACTACGGGGACGAAGACGTGGTGTTGCGGCATCACGAGGACATGATCGTGGAGGAGTGTGGCTGTCACTGA